A genomic region of Microlunatus sagamiharensis contains the following coding sequences:
- a CDS encoding MFS transporter has translation MDFPRRAWLVWGVGVLAYAVAVLQRSSLGVAATYATERFGIGASAFSTFVVLQLVMYAAMQVPVGVLVDRYGPRVLVTIGALVMAGGQVLMATSTETSGAVVARMLVGTGDAMTFVSVLRLVPSWFPARRVPVLTQVTGLLGQLGQVASTIPLVLVLGAYGWTPAYLGAAGVGVVVAVAVVLTVRDSPLGRSAVPPVSFREAATQLRLSFAEPGTRLGLWSHFTSQFSQMVFVLLWGFPFLTVGLGYSPALAGTLLTMMVLSGLVVAPVLGQLTAAYPFRRSNLVLTVSIATVVAWTVVLLWPGAAPLPVVVLLLLVLSANGPASAVGFDFARSFNPTPRLGVASGIVNVGGFTASLLTILVVGLVLDLRSPSGAYDLGDFKLAFCFQYLPWAFGFWSLVRSRRLTRAGLAAQGSVIDPLPRAIARHWHDRGQR, from the coding sequence GTGGACTTCCCCCGGCGTGCCTGGCTCGTCTGGGGCGTGGGGGTCCTCGCGTACGCGGTCGCGGTCCTCCAGCGCAGCTCGCTCGGGGTCGCCGCGACGTACGCCACCGAACGCTTCGGCATCGGCGCGTCGGCGTTCTCCACCTTCGTCGTGCTCCAGCTGGTCATGTACGCGGCCATGCAGGTGCCCGTCGGCGTGCTCGTCGACCGCTACGGCCCCCGCGTGCTGGTGACCATCGGCGCGCTGGTGATGGCCGGCGGCCAGGTGCTGATGGCGACCAGCACCGAGACCTCCGGCGCGGTCGTGGCCCGCATGCTCGTCGGCACCGGCGACGCGATGACCTTCGTCAGCGTGCTGCGGCTGGTGCCGTCCTGGTTCCCGGCCCGCCGTGTGCCCGTCCTCACGCAGGTGACGGGCCTGCTCGGCCAGCTGGGCCAGGTCGCGAGCACCATCCCGCTCGTCCTGGTGCTGGGGGCGTACGGCTGGACCCCGGCCTACCTCGGCGCGGCCGGCGTGGGTGTCGTGGTCGCGGTCGCGGTCGTCCTCACGGTGCGCGACTCGCCGCTCGGGCGCAGCGCGGTCCCGCCGGTCTCCTTCCGCGAGGCGGCGACGCAGCTGCGGCTGTCCTTTGCGGAGCCGGGCACCCGGCTGGGGCTGTGGTCGCACTTCACGTCGCAGTTCTCCCAGATGGTCTTCGTGCTGCTCTGGGGCTTCCCGTTCCTCACCGTCGGGCTCGGCTACAGCCCGGCGCTGGCCGGGACGCTGCTCACGATGATGGTGCTGTCCGGGCTCGTGGTCGCGCCGGTCCTCGGGCAGCTGACCGCGGCGTACCCGTTCCGTCGCTCCAACCTCGTCCTGACCGTCAGCATCGCCACCGTCGTGGCCTGGACCGTCGTCCTGCTGTGGCCCGGCGCCGCCCCGCTGCCGGTGGTCGTCCTGCTGCTGCTCGTGCTCTCGGCCAACGGGCCCGCCTCCGCCGTGGGCTTCGACTTCGCCCGGTCGTTCAACCCCACGCCGCGCCTCGGCGTGGCCTCGGGCATCGTCAACGTGGGCGGGTTCACCGCGTCGCTGCTCACCATCCTCGTGGTGGGGCTGGTGCTCGACCTGCGCTCGCCGTCCGGGGCGTACGACCTCGGCGACTTCAAGCTCGCCTTCTGCTTCCAGTACCTGCCGTGGGCGTTCGGCTTCTGGAGCCTCGTCCGCAGCCGTCGGCTCACCCGCGCCGGGCTGGCCGCGCAGGGGTCGGTGATCGACCCGCTCCCCCGGGCCATCGCCCGGCACTGGCACGACCGCGGCCAGCGCTGA
- a CDS encoding M20/M25/M40 family metallo-hydrolase → MTSSSTDRPQTDSGDAPAGRPDGEVVELCRDLIRIDTTNFGSEPGPGERDAAERVAGWLDEVGIESELYEAAPRRTSLVAHWSPEGTDESLPPLLVHGHLDVVPANADDWSVDPFSGEVKDGCVWGRGAVDMKDFDAMVLSVVRDRVRTGRAPRRPIRLVFTADEEAGSGLGGRFLVDKHPEVVEGCTEAIGEVGGFSLTVRDDLRLYLVQTAEKGLAWLNLIADGRAGHGSFRNDDNAVTELAAAVGRIGTYAWPNRITDSQQAFLEAVSEALQVELDPHDVEPTLAKLGSIARMVGATMGNTANPTMLKAGYKHNVIPGRATASVDGRFVPGGREEFFDTITELLGDKVRYEIENVQPAVETEFSGALVEAMQACLSAEDPAAKAVPFLMSGGTDAKCWDALGVRCFGFAPLRLPADLDFVGMFHGVDERVPTESLEFGARVLDRFLDAA, encoded by the coding sequence GTGACCTCCTCCAGCACCGACCGTCCGCAGACCGACTCCGGCGACGCTCCCGCCGGGCGCCCCGACGGCGAGGTCGTGGAGCTGTGCCGCGACCTGATCCGCATCGACACGACGAACTTCGGGTCCGAGCCCGGCCCGGGGGAGCGCGACGCCGCCGAGCGGGTGGCGGGCTGGCTCGACGAGGTCGGGATCGAGAGCGAGCTGTACGAGGCGGCGCCGCGGCGTACGTCCCTCGTCGCGCACTGGTCGCCGGAGGGGACCGACGAGAGCCTGCCGCCGCTGCTCGTGCACGGCCACCTCGACGTGGTGCCGGCCAACGCCGACGACTGGAGCGTCGACCCCTTCTCCGGCGAGGTGAAGGACGGCTGCGTGTGGGGCCGCGGCGCGGTCGACATGAAGGACTTCGATGCGATGGTGCTCAGCGTCGTGCGCGACCGGGTCCGCACCGGCCGCGCGCCGCGCCGGCCGATCCGGCTGGTCTTCACCGCCGACGAGGAGGCCGGCAGCGGGCTCGGCGGCCGCTTCCTCGTCGACAAGCACCCTGAGGTGGTCGAGGGCTGCACGGAGGCGATCGGCGAGGTCGGCGGCTTCTCGCTCACCGTCCGCGACGACCTGCGCCTCTACCTGGTGCAGACGGCCGAGAAGGGCCTGGCCTGGCTGAACCTCATCGCCGACGGCCGCGCCGGGCACGGCTCGTTCCGCAACGACGACAACGCGGTGACCGAGCTGGCCGCGGCGGTCGGGCGCATCGGCACCTACGCGTGGCCCAACCGCATCACCGACTCCCAGCAGGCCTTCCTCGAGGCCGTCTCCGAGGCGCTGCAGGTCGAGCTCGACCCCCACGACGTCGAGCCCACGCTGGCCAAGCTCGGCAGCATCGCGCGGATGGTCGGCGCGACCATGGGCAACACGGCCAACCCGACCATGCTGAAGGCCGGCTACAAGCACAACGTGATCCCCGGCCGCGCCACGGCCTCGGTCGACGGCCGCTTCGTGCCCGGCGGGCGCGAGGAGTTCTTCGACACGATCACCGAGCTGCTCGGCGACAAGGTCCGCTACGAGATCGAGAACGTGCAGCCCGCCGTGGAGACCGAGTTCTCCGGGGCGCTGGTCGAGGCGATGCAGGCCTGCCTGTCGGCGGAGGACCCGGCGGCGAAGGCCGTGCCCTTCCTGATGAGCGGCGGCACCGACGCCAAGTGCTGGGACGCCCTCGGGGTGCGCTGCTTCGGCTTCGCGCCGCTGCGGCTGCCCGCCGACCTCGACTTCGTGGGCATGTTCCACGGCGTCGACGAGCGCGTGCCGACCGAGTCGCTGGAGTTCGGCGCGCGGGTCCTCGACCGCTTCCTCGACGCCGCCTGA
- a CDS encoding DUF5703 family protein, whose amino-acid sequence MITSYDDVRSVDYEVQKVRLSRDLSRGAVRQLLSERCEHGGWELTRLRRYRDGTRDVWVRRKIIRARLTV is encoded by the coding sequence ATGATCACGAGCTACGACGACGTCAGGTCGGTCGACTACGAGGTCCAGAAGGTCCGCCTGTCCCGCGACCTGTCGCGCGGTGCGGTCCGCCAGCTGCTCAGCGAGCGCTGCGAGCACGGTGGGTGGGAGCTCACCCGCCTGCGGCGCTACCGCGACGGCACCCGCGACGTCTGGGTCCGCCGCAAGATCATCCGCGCCCGCCTGACCGTCTGA
- a CDS encoding aldo/keto reductase translates to MEQRRVGDSGLVVSRLGLGTLTWGRDTGEDAARGLLETFVEAGGTLIDTAAAYGAGDAERLVGRLVEQVAGRDDVVIASKAGFVVRRGERVVDTSRRALLRDLDASLARLGTDHLDLWQVHAWGEAPLEESLSAIDHAVASGRVRYAGVSNFVGWQTAQAATWQRADPARTALASAQVEYSLLARRAEVEVLPALHAFGMGCFPWSPLGRGVLTGQYRTGVPRGSRAATEHFAWFVEPYLEPRSRGVVEAVCKAADGLDLTPLQVALLWVRDAPGVTAPLLGARTAGQLAPALATEELTLPPEIASALDDVSGGPNALRAHG, encoded by the coding sequence GTGGAGCAGCGGCGCGTCGGGGACAGCGGTCTCGTCGTCTCCCGGCTCGGGCTGGGGACGCTGACCTGGGGCCGCGACACCGGCGAGGACGCCGCCCGCGGGCTGCTCGAGACGTTCGTCGAGGCCGGCGGGACGCTGATCGACACCGCGGCCGCGTACGGGGCCGGCGACGCGGAGCGCCTGGTCGGCCGGCTCGTCGAGCAGGTGGCCGGCCGCGACGACGTGGTCATCGCCAGCAAGGCCGGGTTCGTCGTGCGTCGGGGCGAGCGCGTCGTCGACACCTCGCGGCGGGCGCTGCTGCGCGACCTCGACGCCTCCCTGGCCCGGCTCGGGACCGACCACCTCGACCTGTGGCAGGTCCACGCCTGGGGCGAGGCGCCGCTGGAGGAGTCGCTCAGCGCTATCGACCACGCCGTGGCCAGCGGGCGGGTCCGCTACGCCGGGGTGTCGAACTTCGTCGGCTGGCAGACGGCCCAGGCCGCGACCTGGCAGCGGGCGGACCCCGCGCGGACCGCGCTGGCCAGCGCGCAGGTCGAGTACTCGCTGCTGGCCCGCCGGGCCGAGGTCGAGGTGCTGCCGGCCCTGCACGCCTTCGGGATGGGCTGCTTCCCCTGGTCGCCGCTCGGGCGCGGGGTGCTGACCGGGCAGTACCGCACCGGCGTACCCCGCGGGTCGCGCGCGGCGACGGAGCACTTCGCCTGGTTCGTCGAGCCCTACCTGGAGCCGCGCAGCCGCGGGGTCGTCGAGGCCGTCTGCAAGGCGGCCGACGGGCTCGACCTGACGCCGCTGCAGGTCGCGCTGCTCTGGGTCCGCGACGCGCCGGGGGTGACCGCTCCCCTGCTCGGCGCGCGGACCGCGGGTCAGCTCGCGCCCGCGCTCGCGACCGAGGAGCTGACACTGCCACCCGAGATCGCCTCGGCGCTCGACGACGTCTCGGGCGGGCCGAACGCCCTGCGGGCGCACGGCTGA
- a CDS encoding LLM class F420-dependent oxidoreductase, which yields MRLALNLGYLTGRPDPAETLALVRHAERLGFAAVWAAEAYGSDSPSVLAWLAGQTSTIDVGSAVMQVPGRSPAMTAMTAATIDLLSGGRFRLGLGVSGPQVSEGWHGVRFAEPLARTRAYVEVVRAALARETVRHGGRHFPLPLPDGPGKALRLSFQPVREHVPLYLAAVGPKNLALAGEVADGWLAVFFDPQTAGDQLDRLREGRVRVGLDLDGFDVVPTVPLSVGADPEACAEPVRAYAALYVGGMGSREQNFYFSLAVRTGFGEAAAEVQDLYLAGRQRDAAAAVPYALLERTSLLGDRDRVAAGLARLRDAGVTTCALAPHGRTLDDRLAALTTAAEALEQVQGATLGP from the coding sequence GTGCGGCTCGCTCTCAACCTCGGCTACCTCACCGGGCGCCCCGACCCGGCCGAGACCCTCGCGCTCGTCCGGCACGCCGAGCGACTCGGCTTCGCCGCGGTGTGGGCCGCGGAGGCGTACGGGTCGGACAGCCCGAGCGTGCTCGCCTGGCTCGCGGGGCAGACCTCGACCATCGACGTCGGCTCGGCGGTCATGCAGGTCCCCGGGCGGTCGCCGGCGATGACGGCGATGACCGCGGCGACCATCGACCTGCTGAGCGGCGGGCGCTTCCGGCTCGGGCTGGGGGTCTCGGGGCCGCAGGTCTCCGAGGGCTGGCACGGCGTGCGGTTCGCCGAGCCGCTCGCCCGCACCCGCGCCTACGTCGAGGTCGTCCGTGCCGCGCTGGCCCGCGAGACCGTGCGCCACGGCGGGCGCCACTTCCCGCTCCCGCTGCCCGACGGACCCGGCAAGGCGCTGCGGCTGTCCTTCCAGCCGGTCCGCGAGCACGTCCCGCTCTACCTCGCCGCCGTGGGCCCGAAGAACCTCGCCCTCGCTGGGGAGGTCGCCGACGGCTGGCTGGCCGTCTTCTTCGACCCGCAGACCGCCGGCGACCAGCTCGACCGGCTGCGTGAGGGGCGCGTCCGCGTCGGGCTCGACCTCGACGGCTTCGACGTCGTGCCCACCGTGCCGCTGTCGGTCGGCGCGGACCCGGAGGCGTGCGCCGAGCCGGTGCGGGCGTACGCCGCGCTCTACGTCGGCGGGATGGGCAGCCGCGAGCAGAACTTCTACTTCTCCCTGGCCGTGCGGACGGGGTTCGGCGAGGCGGCCGCCGAGGTCCAGGACCTCTACCTCGCCGGGCGCCAGCGCGACGCCGCCGCCGCCGTGCCCTACGCGCTCCTCGAGCGGACCTCGCTGCTCGGCGACCGCGACCGCGTCGCCGCCGGGCTCGCCCGGCTCCGCGACGCCGGGGTCACGACCTGCGCGCTCGCCCCCCACGGCCGCACCCTCGACGACCGGCTCGCCGCGCTCACCACCGCCGCCGAGGCGCTGGAGCAGGTGCAGGGAGCGACACTGGGGCCGTGA
- a CDS encoding flavin reductase yields the protein MTIHSEHPFATPVGDRDPLRRLRGRTTSPVSLWTAGTGRDRAGWTVSSFLLADGDPGEVVGLLDEDSDLATLLTTGDGAAQPGATLVVTLLGWEQRALADAFAGLAPRPAGSSGWARGRTRTGAPCWTAPRAGPAYGSARAGSTTRGGGCSCGARSSTSSCPTRRTEGCSSTPTGATAPQN from the coding sequence GTGACCATCCACAGCGAGCACCCCTTCGCCACGCCGGTGGGGGACCGGGACCCGCTGCGCCGGCTCCGCGGCCGCACGACGTCGCCGGTGAGCCTCTGGACGGCCGGCACCGGGCGCGACCGGGCCGGTTGGACGGTCTCGTCCTTCCTGCTCGCCGACGGCGACCCCGGCGAGGTGGTCGGCCTGCTCGACGAGGACAGCGACCTCGCCACGCTCCTGACCACGGGCGACGGCGCGGCCCAGCCGGGGGCGACCCTCGTGGTGACGCTGCTGGGCTGGGAGCAGCGCGCGCTGGCCGACGCGTTCGCCGGGCTCGCCCCGCGCCCGGCGGGGTCTTCCGGCTGGGCACGTGGACGGACTCGGACTGGGGCCCCGTGCTGGACGGCTCCGCGGGCTGGGCCGGCGTACGGCTCCGCCCGGGCAGGGTCGACCACGCGGGGTGGGGGCTGCTCGTGCGGGGCACGGTCGAGCACGTCGAGCTGCCCGACCCGCCGGACGGAGGGCTGCTCGTCCACGCCCACGGGCGCTACCGCGCCGCAGAACTAG
- a CDS encoding histidine phosphatase family protein, with protein MTTVLLVRHGRTSANTAGILAGRSEGVRLDETGEKQVSALAGRLAKVPLVAVVSSPLERCRQTSQALLDAREDGLGLALEDGVTECGYGDWTGKALKDLAKEDLWKTVQTHPSHVRFPGGESMSEMSARAVQAVRRRDAQIAAEHGDDAVWALVSHGDPIKAILADALGLHLDSFQRIMVDPASLSIIRYTATRPYVVTSNSTDVDLVALLSPPKKDAPRSEDAAVGGGLGAAGDAASEQPAASPTPDPTSAATPA; from the coding sequence GTGACCACCGTCCTCCTCGTCCGCCACGGGCGCACCTCCGCCAACACCGCCGGCATCCTCGCCGGCCGCTCCGAGGGCGTCCGGCTCGACGAGACGGGGGAGAAGCAGGTCTCGGCCCTCGCCGGCCGGCTCGCCAAGGTCCCTCTCGTCGCGGTGGTCAGCTCGCCGCTCGAGCGCTGCCGGCAGACCAGCCAGGCGCTGCTGGACGCCCGCGAGGACGGCCTCGGCCTCGCCCTCGAGGACGGGGTGACCGAGTGCGGCTACGGCGACTGGACCGGGAAGGCGCTCAAGGACCTCGCCAAGGAGGACCTCTGGAAGACGGTCCAGACCCACCCCTCGCACGTCCGCTTCCCGGGCGGGGAGTCGATGAGCGAGATGTCGGCCCGAGCCGTGCAGGCGGTCCGGCGCCGCGACGCCCAGATCGCCGCCGAGCACGGCGACGACGCGGTCTGGGCGCTCGTGTCGCACGGCGACCCGATCAAGGCGATCCTGGCCGACGCGCTCGGCCTGCACCTCGACAGCTTCCAGCGGATCATGGTCGACCCCGCCTCGCTGTCGATCATCCGCTACACCGCCACCCGCCCGTACGTGGTCACGAGCAACTCGACCGACGTCGACCTGGTGGCCCTGCTGAGCCCGCCGAAGAAGGACGCGCCCCGCAGCGAGGACGCCGCGGTGGGTGGAGGGCTCGGTGCCGCGGGCGATGCGGCGTCGGAGCAGCCTGCGGCGTCCCCGACGCCCGACCCGACGAGCGCGGCGACGCCCGCCTGA
- a CDS encoding DUF3090 domain-containing protein, translating to MAILVHRYDAPDRFVAGTVGQPGERTFFLQAREGNRITSVACEKQQVSVLAEHLDRVLDEVVRRGVAGSGTSVGTGRAKDVDPLDAPISEEFRVGTMTIAWDPSIDRIVIELFSNVDRDADEGDEPEAGASAGTGADLEDEVEADEVFVVKITASYAREFVTRAQALVAAGRPPCPFCLQPIEPTGHICPRANGYRRALFS from the coding sequence ATGGCGATTCTCGTGCACCGCTACGACGCGCCGGACCGGTTCGTCGCCGGCACCGTCGGCCAGCCGGGCGAACGCACCTTCTTCCTCCAGGCCCGCGAGGGCAACCGCATCACCAGCGTCGCCTGCGAGAAGCAGCAGGTCTCCGTGCTCGCCGAGCACCTCGACCGCGTCCTCGACGAGGTCGTGCGCCGCGGCGTCGCCGGCAGCGGCACCTCCGTGGGGACCGGCCGGGCCAAGGACGTCGACCCGCTCGACGCGCCGATCTCGGAGGAGTTCCGCGTCGGCACCATGACGATCGCCTGGGACCCGAGCATCGACCGCATCGTCATCGAGCTCTTCTCCAACGTCGACCGCGACGCCGACGAGGGCGACGAGCCCGAGGCCGGCGCGAGCGCGGGCACGGGCGCCGACCTGGAGGACGAGGTCGAGGCCGACGAGGTCTTCGTCGTCAAGATCACCGCCTCGTACGCGCGCGAGTTCGTGACGCGCGCCCAGGCCCTCGTCGCCGCCGGGCGGCCACCGTGCCCGTTCTGCCTGCAGCCGATCGAACCGACCGGCCACATCTGCCCGCGCGCCAACGGCTACCGCCGCGCCCTCTTCTCCTGA
- a CDS encoding SCO1664 family protein has product MNAVVPAEGTPHPALTTPLRSGRLSREELELTGRLLSASNATFVGQLRTDALDVTCVYKPTQGERPLWDFPTDTLGRREVAAFEVSRAAGFDCVPVTVFIDGPLGPGSLQVWVDSEEDAVARLVDLVPSRKVPKHGWFRCVEGLDADDSAVAVIHADDPALRRLAVFDVLVNNADRKGGHILSSEGHLFGIDHGVTFNVENKLRTLLWGWGGTELTETERELVRRARDEAPAVLVGLLDDEEVDVFARRADRLLDRGHLPRPPRGQWPSIPWPPF; this is encoded by the coding sequence GTGAACGCCGTCGTGCCCGCCGAGGGCACCCCGCACCCCGCGCTGACGACGCCGCTGCGCAGCGGCCGGCTCAGCCGCGAGGAGCTCGAGCTGACCGGGCGGCTGCTGTCCGCCTCGAACGCCACCTTCGTCGGCCAGCTGCGCACCGACGCCCTCGACGTCACCTGCGTCTACAAGCCGACGCAGGGCGAGCGGCCGCTGTGGGACTTCCCGACCGACACGCTCGGCCGGCGTGAGGTCGCCGCCTTCGAGGTCTCGCGGGCGGCCGGCTTCGACTGCGTCCCCGTCACCGTCTTCATCGACGGGCCGCTGGGTCCGGGTTCGCTGCAGGTGTGGGTCGACTCCGAGGAGGACGCGGTCGCCCGCCTGGTCGACCTCGTGCCGAGCCGCAAGGTCCCCAAGCACGGCTGGTTCCGCTGCGTCGAGGGGCTCGACGCCGACGACTCGGCGGTCGCGGTCATCCACGCCGACGACCCGGCGCTGCGGCGCCTGGCCGTGTTCGACGTGCTGGTCAACAACGCCGACCGCAAGGGCGGGCACATCCTCTCCAGCGAGGGACACCTCTTCGGCATCGACCACGGCGTCACCTTCAACGTCGAGAACAAGCTGCGCACCCTCCTCTGGGGCTGGGGCGGCACCGAGCTGACCGAGACCGAGCGCGAGCTCGTCCGGCGCGCCCGCGACGAGGCGCCCGCAGTGCTGGTCGGCCTGCTCGACGACGAGGAGGTCGACGTGTTCGCCCGGCGCGCCGACCGGCTGCTCGACCGGGGCCACCTGCCCCGGCCGCCGCGCGGCCAGTGGCCGTCGATCCCGTGGCCGCCGTTCTGA
- the mshC gene encoding cysteine--1-D-myo-inosityl 2-amino-2-deoxy-alpha-D-glucopyranoside ligase, with the protein MQAWRSRTVPDLPATGEQPRVRAYDSKAQGLAEVGPDGGTARMYVCGITPYDATHLGHANTYVGFDLLNRVWRDSGLLVNYVQNVTDVDDPLIERADRDGVDWRELAEEQIALFREDMEALNVLAPASYVGAVEAIPMIVELIERHRREGLVYAVEDPTDPEHPDLYFAQASDPTFLSLSHLSPEEARPVFAERGGDPDRPGKRDPLDALVWRLERPGEPAWDSPFGRGRPGWHVECTAIALDRLGAAFDVQAGGSDLVFPHHEMSAVEGQVTTGEVFARAYLHSGMVGLDGEKMSKSRGNLVFVSALRRSGVDPMAIRLALLAHHYRSDWMYSDADLAAAAERLATWREAVRLDSALNAEATLAEVRAALADDLDAPRALAAVDAWAGASLAMDGDDTEAPGLVARLADGLLGVVL; encoded by the coding sequence GTGCAGGCCTGGCGTTCGCGAACCGTCCCCGACCTCCCCGCGACCGGCGAGCAGCCGCGCGTGCGGGCGTACGACTCGAAGGCGCAGGGCCTCGCCGAGGTGGGGCCGGACGGCGGGACCGCGCGGATGTACGTCTGCGGGATCACGCCGTACGACGCGACGCACCTCGGGCACGCGAACACCTACGTCGGCTTCGACCTGCTCAACCGCGTGTGGCGCGACAGCGGGCTCCTCGTGAACTACGTGCAGAACGTCACCGACGTCGACGACCCGCTGATCGAGCGGGCCGACCGGGACGGGGTCGACTGGCGCGAGCTCGCCGAGGAGCAGATCGCGCTGTTCCGCGAGGACATGGAGGCGCTGAACGTCCTCGCCCCGGCCAGCTACGTCGGCGCGGTCGAGGCGATCCCGATGATCGTCGAGCTGATCGAGCGCCACCGGCGCGAGGGGCTCGTGTACGCCGTCGAGGACCCGACCGACCCCGAGCACCCCGACCTCTACTTCGCGCAGGCGTCGGACCCGACGTTCCTGTCGCTGTCGCACCTCAGCCCTGAGGAGGCGCGCCCGGTCTTCGCCGAGCGGGGCGGCGACCCCGACCGGCCCGGCAAGCGCGACCCGCTGGACGCCCTGGTGTGGCGCCTCGAGCGCCCGGGCGAGCCGGCCTGGGACTCGCCCTTCGGCCGCGGCCGTCCGGGCTGGCACGTCGAGTGCACCGCGATCGCGCTCGACCGGCTCGGCGCCGCCTTCGACGTGCAGGCCGGCGGCAGCGACCTCGTCTTCCCCCACCACGAGATGTCGGCGGTGGAGGGGCAGGTGACGACCGGCGAGGTGTTCGCGCGGGCGTACCTGCACAGCGGCATGGTCGGGCTCGACGGCGAGAAGATGAGCAAGTCGCGCGGCAACCTCGTCTTCGTCTCGGCGCTGCGCCGCTCCGGCGTCGACCCGATGGCGATCCGGCTCGCGCTGCTCGCGCACCACTACCGCTCCGACTGGATGTACTCCGACGCCGACCTCGCCGCCGCGGCTGAGCGGCTGGCGACCTGGCGCGAGGCGGTCCGGCTGGACAGCGCCCTCAACGCCGAGGCGACGCTGGCCGAGGTGCGTGCCGCGCTGGCCGACGACCTGGACGCCCCGCGCGCCCTCGCCGCGGTGGATGCCTGGGCGGGTGCGTCGCTCGCGATGGACGGCGACGACACCGAGGCCCCCGGCCTCGTCGCGCGGCTCGCGGACGGGCTGCTGGGCGTCGTGCTCTGA
- the pnuC gene encoding nicotinamide riboside transporter PnuC, with protein MELLTRLLEAKLDWGPGVYWREIVGNVFGLASALLGMRRRVAAWPVGIVGNVLLFTVFVGGALGGPFDEAGKADLWGQAGRQVFFVIVSVYGWVRWAQFRRQGASGGAGVKVRWAGTRGRLELLVGAVVLWVAFYFILGALHSYNAPADAWILTGSILATYGMARGWVEFWLVWVAVDVVGVPLLLVAGYYPSAIMYIVYGAFCIVGFVSWLRLERAGRRAEEAGVADPVIETVG; from the coding sequence ATGGAACTTCTCACCCGGCTGCTGGAGGCCAAGCTCGACTGGGGCCCGGGCGTCTACTGGCGCGAGATCGTCGGCAACGTCTTCGGGCTGGCGAGCGCGCTGCTCGGCATGCGGCGCCGCGTCGCCGCCTGGCCGGTGGGCATCGTCGGCAACGTCCTGCTGTTCACCGTCTTCGTCGGCGGCGCGCTCGGCGGGCCCTTCGACGAGGCCGGCAAGGCCGACCTCTGGGGCCAGGCCGGCCGGCAGGTCTTCTTCGTCATCGTCAGCGTGTACGGCTGGGTGCGCTGGGCGCAGTTCCGTCGGCAGGGCGCTTCCGGCGGCGCCGGGGTCAAGGTCCGCTGGGCCGGCACTCGCGGTCGCCTCGAGCTGCTGGTCGGCGCCGTGGTGCTGTGGGTCGCCTTCTACTTCATCCTCGGCGCGCTGCACTCCTACAACGCCCCGGCCGACGCCTGGATCCTCACCGGTTCGATCCTCGCGACCTACGGCATGGCGCGCGGCTGGGTCGAGTTCTGGCTCGTCTGGGTGGCCGTCGACGTCGTCGGCGTGCCGCTGCTGCTGGTCGCGGGCTACTACCCGAGCGCGATCATGTACATCGTCTACGGCGCCTTCTGCATCGTCGGCTTCGTCTCCTGGCTGCGCCTCGAGCGGGCCGGTCGTCGAGCCGAGGAGGCCGGCGTCGCCGACCCCGTGATCGAGACCGTCGGCTGA
- a CDS encoding phosphoribosyl-ATP diphosphatase: MTSTPKTFETLFAELKAKAAAREPGSSTVARLDAGVHEIGKKVVEEAAEVWMAAEHQSRDEAATEISQLLYHLQVMMIALDLSLEDVYEHL; encoded by the coding sequence GTGACCAGCACGCCCAAGACCTTCGAGACCCTGTTCGCCGAGCTCAAGGCCAAGGCGGCGGCCCGCGAGCCCGGCTCCTCGACCGTCGCCCGGCTCGACGCCGGTGTGCACGAGATCGGCAAGAAGGTCGTCGAGGAGGCCGCCGAGGTCTGGATGGCCGCCGAGCACCAGTCCCGCGACGAGGCGGCCACGGAGATCAGCCAGCTGCTGTACCACCTGCAGGTCATGATGATCGCCCTCGACCTGAGCCTCGAGGACGTCTACGAGCACCTGTGA